A stretch of Methanobrevibacter sp. YE315 DNA encodes these proteins:
- a CDS encoding isopentenyl phosphate kinase, with the protein MIILKIGGSILTNKDSSESEVDAGSLERIAREIKSSLDNSFKELIIVHGAGSFGHPPAKKYKIGEAFDKSEFPEKRIGFCETQNAVKKLNMHVCEAFIKEGLPVVAIPASSFMTATNKRITHGNLDSFKRYLDKGFIPVIYGDVVLDDELEICVISGDQLIQYLAVNLSPDEVILGTDVDGVYNKNPKTHDDAIFFDKFSSLEDLDTLEGTTNVDVTGGMVGKIKELLYLADLGIESKIINAEVENNIFKVLENEKVKGTIISRGN; encoded by the coding sequence ATGATTATTTTAAAAATTGGCGGGAGCATTCTGACAAACAAGGATTCCTCAGAAAGTGAAGTTGATGCTGGGAGTCTTGAAAGAATCGCTCGTGAGATAAAATCCTCCCTGGACAATTCTTTTAAAGAGTTAATAATAGTCCATGGTGCCGGTTCATTCGGACATCCTCCTGCTAAGAAATATAAAATTGGTGAGGCATTCGACAAATCTGAGTTTCCAGAAAAAAGAATCGGTTTTTGCGAAACTCAAAATGCCGTTAAGAAATTAAATATGCATGTCTGTGAAGCATTTATCAAGGAAGGTCTGCCTGTTGTGGCAATTCCTGCTTCAAGTTTCATGACAGCAACCAATAAAAGAATTACTCACGGCAACTTGGATTCATTTAAAAGATATCTTGATAAAGGATTTATTCCCGTAATCTATGGGGATGTTGTTTTAGATGATGAGTTGGAAATCTGCGTTATTTCAGGCGATCAGCTCATTCAATATCTGGCAGTGAATCTTAGCCCTGATGAAGTCATTCTCGGAACTGATGTGGATGGCGTTTATAATAAGAACCCTAAAACACATGATGATGCTATATTCTTTGATAAGTTTTCATCCCTCGAAGATCTGGATACCTTGGAGGGCACAACCAATGTCGATGTTACCGGTGGAATGGTTGGAAAAATCAAAGAATTGTTATATTTAGCAGATTTAGGAATTGAATCTAAAATAATAAATGCTGAAGTCGAAAATAATATTTTTAAAGTATTGGAAAACGAAAAGGTCAAAGGAACTATAATTTCAAGGGGAAATTAA
- the mvk gene encoding mevalonate kinase: MIAKASAPAKTILFGEHSVVYDEPAIAGAVNKRAYITIRESNNEKSIFKAPDIGFEAELLSRQKKYILTKGKPGIIRYILESLYRAHDHSPIEVTLSSNVPIGSGLGSSAAVTVAMLAALYRYHNVRFNKKSLAHDAHMVEQAVQGVASPLDTLVSTYGGLVYLSRNKKVEHFKVNFNAPFVVGYTTKHGNTGKMVKDVRNLKNRNPKIINPVITAMGNLTNYAKQAILKKDFNKVGELMNINHGFLDVLGVNTLELSRMVYNAREAGAIGSKTTGAGGGGSIIALCPGRVDEVASAIARDDNILKIRFTKRGVSSRVYK; encoded by the coding sequence ATGATAGCTAAAGCTTCTGCTCCGGCAAAAACAATTCTATTCGGTGAACATTCAGTCGTTTATGATGAACCTGCAATTGCGGGAGCGGTAAATAAAAGAGCTTATATTACAATTAGAGAATCAAACAATGAAAAATCCATTTTCAAAGCACCTGATATAGGATTTGAAGCTGAATTACTCTCACGTCAGAAAAAATACATTTTAACAAAAGGAAAACCAGGTATTATTAGATATATTTTAGAATCTCTTTATAGAGCACATGACCACAGTCCAATAGAGGTCACGTTATCTTCAAATGTTCCTATTGGTTCTGGATTAGGTTCATCAGCAGCGGTTACAGTGGCTATGCTGGCTGCATTATACAGATATCATAACGTTCGTTTCAATAAAAAGTCTTTAGCCCATGATGCCCATATGGTTGAACAGGCTGTTCAGGGAGTGGCCAGTCCTTTGGATACATTGGTATCCACCTATGGAGGATTGGTTTATCTGTCTAGAAACAAGAAAGTTGAACATTTTAAAGTCAATTTCAACGCTCCTTTTGTTGTTGGATATACAACAAAGCATGGAAATACAGGCAAAATGGTTAAAGATGTTAGAAATCTGAAAAACAGGAATCCTAAAATCATAAATCCTGTCATTACAGCTATGGGAAATCTTACCAATTATGCTAAGCAGGCTATTTTGAAGAAAGATTTCAACAAGGTTGGAGAATTGATGAATATCAATCATGGATTTTTGGATGTTTTGGGAGTAAACACTTTAGAACTTTCACGTATGGTATATAATGCAAGGGAAGCAGGAGCTATTGGATCCAAAACCACTGGCGCTGGTGGTGGAGGTAGTATTATTGCACTTTGTCCTGGAAGAGTTGATGAAGTGGCAAGTGCTATTGCTCGTGATGATAACATTTTAAAAATTAGATTTACTAAAAGAGGGGTTTCTTCAAGGGTTTACAAGTGA
- a CDS encoding MEMO1 family protein, producing the protein MLRKPAVAGLFYPEDASNLKRLIESCFLDESGVGFIPELNSFDGKDYPINVMVPHAGYQYSGAIASHGYCKIVQNGFPEVFIILSPNHTGLGSEVSVFNEGEWITPLGNVEVDKEFADEIISSSDFASADFSAHIREHSIEVQLPFLQYFSSDFKIVPITMGSQSFLASNDLAKSIFEAGNKLGKSYAVIASTDLSHFNNQEKANKVDGFVLEDIEEMNEFKLFEEVIQYNITMCGYGPVMTTIVISKMADKNESEILAYQTSGDVTGDFSSVVGYASGIFK; encoded by the coding sequence ATGTTAAGAAAACCTGCTGTAGCCGGATTATTCTATCCGGAGGATGCTTCAAATCTAAAAAGGCTTATTGAAAGTTGTTTTTTAGATGAATCCGGTGTTGGTTTCATACCGGAATTGAACAGTTTTGATGGGAAAGATTACCCTATAAACGTTATGGTCCCTCATGCAGGTTATCAATACTCTGGCGCAATAGCTTCTCATGGCTATTGCAAAATCGTTCAAAATGGTTTTCCTGAAGTTTTCATAATATTAAGTCCAAATCATACTGGTTTAGGTAGTGAAGTTTCTGTTTTCAATGAGGGGGAATGGATTACTCCTCTGGGAAATGTTGAGGTGGACAAAGAGTTTGCAGATGAAATAATATCCTCTTCGGATTTTGCATCTGCCGATTTTTCTGCTCACATTCGTGAACACAGTATTGAAGTTCAGCTACCGTTTCTTCAGTATTTTTCTTCTGATTTTAAAATTGTTCCCATAACTATGGGTTCCCAAAGCTTTCTAGCTTCAAACGATTTAGCAAAATCCATATTCGAAGCAGGAAACAAATTGGGCAAATCATATGCAGTTATTGCAAGTACGGATTTGTCCCATTTCAATAATCAGGAAAAAGCAAATAAGGTCGACGGCTTTGTTTTAGAGGATATTGAAGAGATGAATGAATTCAAATTATTCGAAGAAGTGATTCAATACAATATTACCATGTGTGGTTACGGGCCTGTAATGACTACAATTGTCATCTCTAAAATGGCAGATAAAAACGAATCTGAAATTCTTGCATACCAAACAAGCGGTGATGTGACTGGCGATTTTAGTTCGGTTGTAGGTTATGCTTCAGGTATTTTTAAGTAA
- the rpsB gene encoding 30S ribosomal protein S2 — protein MANDELLIDLDNYLAAGLHIGTQQKTSDMEKYIFRVRSDGLYVLDIQKTDERIRQIAKLLAKYDPDDILVVATRQYGQAPVKKFGEITGAKTIPGRFIPGTLTNPNYAKFIEPKIIVVTDPRSDAQAILESKQNGIPVIALCDTENLLSFVDIAVPVNNKGRKAIALVYWLLARQILRERGDIPEDGDLDIDSTDFELKF, from the coding sequence ATGGCAAATGACGAACTTTTAATAGATTTAGATAATTATTTAGCAGCAGGTTTACACATTGGAACTCAACAAAAAACCAGTGATATGGAAAAATACATATTCAGAGTAAGATCCGATGGTTTATATGTATTAGATATTCAAAAAACCGATGAAAGAATCAGACAAATTGCAAAACTTTTAGCAAAATATGACCCAGATGATATTTTAGTAGTAGCTACCAGACAATACGGTCAAGCTCCTGTTAAAAAATTCGGTGAAATTACCGGTGCAAAAACCATTCCTGGTAGATTCATTCCTGGTACTTTAACAAACCCAAATTATGCTAAATTTATTGAACCAAAAATTATTGTCGTAACTGACCCAAGATCAGATGCACAAGCAATTCTCGAATCCAAACAAAACGGTATTCCTGTAATTGCATTATGTGATACTGAAAACTTGCTCAGTTTTGTTGATATTGCTGTACCTGTAAACAACAAAGGTAGAAAAGCTATTGCTTTAGTTTACTGGTTACTTGCAAGACAAATCTTAAGAGAAAGAGGAGACATTCCTGAAGACGGTGACTTGGATATTGATTCAACTGATTTCGAACTTAAATTTTAA
- a CDS encoding 4Fe-4S dicluster domain-containing protein produces the protein MAKVTIDYDKCDGADCAECADVCPMEVLVLEGDKIVITDPSECSYCEVCMDVCPNECVKIEDED, from the coding sequence ATGGCTAAAGTAACTATTGATTATGATAAATGTGATGGTGCTGACTGCGCAGAATGCGCTGATGTCTGCCCAATGGAAGTATTAGTTCTTGAAGGGGACAAAATAGTAATTACTGACCCTTCAGAATGTAGTTATTGTGAAGTATGTATGGATGTATGTCCTAACGAATGCGTTAAAATTGAAGATGAAGATTAA
- the eno gene encoding phosphopyruvate hydratase: MVSIIEDVQVRKILDSRGNPTIEVDVVTWNSSGRAAAPSGASTGSREVVPFPKGGIDEVVSEMEDMIASELIGMDAEDLATIDEVLREVDGTDNLSAIGGNTTVAISMAAAKAAAASYNMPLYKYIGGNLVNELPFPLGNMMNGGAHAGINAPDIQEFLVVPVGASNVMDAIFANASVHKKLKELIQTKDSNFTGGKGDEGGWVPNITNDTALEIQAKACEEVGDELGIEIRPSLDMAASELWDAKEQKYIYAQDGIKRDTGDQIDFVKDIIDTYNIFYVEDPFDESDFDGFAQLTAKVGDKCLVCGDDLFVTNKELLSKGIEMNAANAIIIKPNQIGSLSETYATVKLAKENNIVPVVSHRSGETTDETIAHLAVGFSSPMIKTGAIGGERIAKLNELIRIEEELPNPQMGKF, encoded by the coding sequence TTGGTTAGTATAATAGAAGACGTCCAAGTTCGAAAGATTTTGGACAGCAGAGGAAACCCGACTATCGAAGTAGATGTCGTTACTTGGAATAGTTCAGGTAGAGCTGCTGCGCCTAGTGGAGCAAGTACTGGTTCAAGAGAAGTAGTACCATTCCCTAAAGGTGGAATTGATGAAGTTGTAAGTGAAATGGAAGATATGATCGCTTCTGAACTCATCGGTATGGATGCTGAAGATTTGGCAACCATCGATGAAGTATTGAGGGAAGTTGATGGAACTGATAATCTGTCTGCTATCGGCGGTAACACTACTGTTGCAATCTCAATGGCAGCGGCCAAAGCTGCAGCTGCATCTTACAATATGCCATTATATAAATACATTGGTGGAAATTTAGTAAACGAATTGCCTTTCCCTCTTGGAAACATGATGAATGGCGGAGCGCATGCGGGCATTAATGCACCGGATATTCAGGAATTTTTGGTTGTTCCTGTTGGTGCCAGCAATGTCATGGATGCAATTTTTGCAAACGCTTCAGTTCATAAAAAACTAAAAGAACTGATTCAAACCAAGGATTCAAATTTCACTGGAGGCAAAGGTGATGAAGGAGGTTGGGTTCCTAATATCACTAATGATACCGCTTTGGAAATTCAAGCTAAAGCTTGTGAAGAGGTTGGTGATGAATTAGGTATTGAAATCAGACCTTCTTTAGATATGGCTGCATCCGAATTATGGGATGCAAAAGAGCAAAAATATATTTATGCTCAAGATGGTATTAAAAGAGATACCGGTGATCAAATCGATTTCGTAAAAGATATTATTGATACTTATAATATATTTTATGTAGAAGACCCATTTGATGAGTCTGACTTCGATGGATTTGCTCAATTAACTGCAAAAGTCGGTGATAAATGCCTTGTTTGTGGAGACGATTTGTTTGTAACAAATAAGGAACTCCTATCAAAAGGTATTGAAATGAATGCTGCTAATGCAATCATCATTAAACCGAATCAGATCGGTTCATTATCCGAGACTTATGCAACTGTAAAATTAGCTAAGGAAAATAACATAGTTCCCGTAGTATCTCACAGATCCGGTGAAACTACCGATGAAACCATTGCTCATTTGGCAGTAGGATTTTCATCCCCTATGATTAAAACCGGAGCTATTGGTGGGGAAAGAATTGCTAAACTAAACGAGCTTATTCGTATTGAAGAGGAACTCCCAAATCCTCAGATGGGAAAATTTTAA
- a CDS encoding DNA-directed RNA polymerase subunit K — MNVEKKLTRFERARLLGARAIQISMGAKPLVEIKDSLDPIDIAYEELKAGVLPLDVIRDE; from the coding sequence ATGAATGTTGAAAAAAAATTGACAAGGTTTGAAAGAGCTAGACTTCTTGGAGCTAGAGCAATCCAAATATCTATGGGTGCTAAGCCTTTAGTCGAAATTAAAGATTCTTTAGATCCGATTGATATAGCTTATGAAGAACTTAAAGCTGGAGTTTTACCATTAGATGTTATTAGAGATGAATAA
- a CDS encoding DNA-directed RNA polymerase subunit N yields MIPIRCLSCGKPVSALFDEYNKRIAAGEKSKDVLDDLGLTRYCCRRMLISHVETWE; encoded by the coding sequence ATGATTCCTATTAGATGCTTAAGTTGTGGAAAACCTGTTTCAGCTCTTTTCGATGAATACAATAAAAGAATTGCAGCTGGTGAAAAGTCAAAAGATGTTTTGGATGACTTAGGGTTAACTAGATACTGTTGTAGAAGAATGTTAATTTCTCATGTCGAAACATGGGAATGA
- a CDS encoding 30S ribosomal protein S9 codes for MVKVIHTSGKRKTAIARGTVREGTGKVRINRVPLELYSPELANLKLQEPLILAGDLANEVDINIRVFGGGVMGQAEAARMVIAKGLVQWSQDMDLKEKFIQYDRTMLVGDPRRSEPKKYGGPGARARKQKSYR; via the coding sequence ATGGTTAAAGTTATTCATACTAGTGGAAAACGTAAAACAGCTATCGCAAGAGGTACTGTTCGTGAAGGAACCGGTAAAGTTAGAATTAACAGAGTTCCTTTAGAACTTTATTCTCCAGAGCTTGCTAACTTGAAATTACAAGAACCATTAATCTTAGCTGGTGACTTAGCTAATGAAGTGGATATTAATATCCGCGTTTTTGGTGGAGGAGTAATGGGTCAAGCTGAAGCTGCACGTATGGTAATTGCAAAAGGACTCGTCCAATGGTCACAAGATATGGATTTAAAAGAAAAATTCATACAATATGACAGAACCATGTTAGTAGGTGACCCAAGACGTTCAGAACCTAAAAAATACGGTGGTCCTGGTGCAAGAGCACGTAAACAAAAAAGTTACAGATAA
- a CDS encoding 50S ribosomal protein L13, translating to MIIDGEGCVLGRLASITSKNLLEGEEVVILNAEKIMLTGNKDWAYAKYKQRVDRASISNPRDLGPKYPRRPDDIFRRTVRGMLPFKKAKGKTAFKGLKAFVGVPAEYADAELTSVPEAEYKDLKKGIELGEISKLLGATF from the coding sequence ATGATTATTGATGGAGAAGGATGCGTTTTAGGAAGATTAGCTAGTATTACTAGTAAAAATCTTTTAGAAGGCGAAGAAGTAGTTATTCTTAATGCTGAAAAAATTATGTTAACTGGTAACAAGGATTGGGCTTATGCTAAATACAAACAAAGAGTTGACAGGGCAAGTATTTCTAACCCTCGTGACTTAGGTCCTAAATATCCTAGAAGACCAGATGATATATTTAGAAGAACTGTAAGAGGAATGTTACCTTTCAAAAAAGCTAAAGGTAAAACTGCATTCAAAGGTTTAAAAGCATTTGTTGGTGTACCAGCAGAATATGCAGATGCAGAACTCACTTCAGTTCCGGAAGCAGAATACAAAGATCTTAAAAAAGGTATTGAATTAGGAGAAATCTCCAAACTTTTAGGAGCTACCTTTTAG
- a CDS encoding 50S ribosomal protein L18e, which translates to MVKKVIKTNPNLIELINKLYEQSRSEDAAIWKDVAERLSRSNRRTAEVNLSDIARHAEAGETILVPGKVLSNGDLTEKVDVVALKFSAKAQEKIESAGGECISIDEIIESNPKGSNIRIME; encoded by the coding sequence ATGGTTAAAAAAGTTATAAAAACAAATCCTAACCTTATTGAACTTATTAATAAACTTTATGAACAATCAAGAAGTGAAGATGCAGCTATCTGGAAGGATGTTGCAGAAAGACTTTCCAGGTCTAACAGAAGAACCGCTGAAGTCAATTTGTCTGACATTGCAAGACATGCTGAAGCTGGTGAAACTATTTTAGTACCGGGTAAAGTTTTATCAAACGGTGATTTAACAGAAAAAGTAGATGTAGTAGCATTAAAATTCTCAGCTAAAGCACAAGAAAAAATCGAAAGTGCTGGTGGAGAATGCATCTCAATTGACGAGATAATCGAATCAAATCCTAAAGGGTCAAACATTAGGATCATGGAATAG
- a CDS encoding DNA-directed RNA polymerase subunit D, which translates to MEIELKSQSNDEIVFIVRDAEVPFINAIRRCAMVNVPKIAIEDVNIIRNDSAMFNEVLAHRLGLTPLVSDLDALEGLSLPEDDDWEEFSNGIMFSLNEVGPKVVYSKDLISSDSKIKPVYDTIPLVKLKEGEELNIEAVAKVGYGKEHAKWMPTTVCAYKQYPEITFNDDIEIDYDCAQACPRGVLKSDRRSKKIKILDIENCTMCKSCVRASTNGYINVGYRENDFIFRIETDGSMPPKEVLLKACEVLGEKADKFIRFSDEGGSK; encoded by the coding sequence ATGGAGATAGAATTAAAGAGTCAAAGCAATGATGAAATTGTATTCATTGTTCGCGATGCAGAAGTGCCTTTTATCAATGCTATAAGAAGATGTGCTATGGTAAACGTACCTAAAATAGCTATCGAAGATGTGAATATTATCAGAAATGATTCTGCAATGTTTAATGAGGTACTCGCTCATAGACTTGGTTTAACTCCTTTAGTTTCTGATCTTGATGCTCTTGAAGGTTTATCTTTACCTGAAGATGATGACTGGGAAGAGTTTTCAAATGGTATCATGTTCAGTTTAAATGAAGTGGGACCTAAAGTAGTTTATTCTAAGGATTTAATATCTTCAGACTCAAAAATTAAACCAGTATACGATACCATTCCTTTAGTTAAACTTAAAGAAGGCGAAGAACTCAATATTGAAGCTGTTGCAAAAGTAGGTTACGGAAAAGAACATGCTAAATGGATGCCAACTACTGTTTGTGCATACAAGCAATATCCGGAAATCACTTTCAATGATGATATTGAAATTGATTATGATTGTGCTCAAGCATGTCCTAGAGGTGTTTTAAAATCTGACAGAAGGTCTAAAAAGATTAAGATTTTGGACATTGAAAACTGTACCATGTGTAAAAGCTGTGTTAGAGCTTCAACTAATGGATACATTAATGTAGGGTATCGTGAAAATGATTTCATATTTAGAATTGAAACTGATGGATCAATGCCTCCTAAAGAAGTTTTATTAAAAGCTTGTGAAGTATTAGGTGAAAAAGCAGATAAGTTTATCAGATTTAGTGATGAAGGAGGAAGTAAATAA